The genome window TTCCGTGATGCGCTTGAACTCAAAGCCCGTGAAAATCTAACAAAAGAACTGAATCTTTTAAGATAAAAAGTAAGATTCATACCCCTCACCTAAGTTACTAAACCCCGCACCTACCGTATACCTGCAAGTATAAAACTGACTAAAACCTATGGAACACGAAGTAAAGCATGACCAGGAAGACCTGCGTTTTTATATAGTTATTGGCGACGAAGAAGCGGAACTTACCTATAGTTACACTGAAGAAGAAGATATGGATTTTGACCATACCTTTGTACCTGAAAGTGCCCGCGGTCAAGGTATAGCCCATAAACTGGCTCGTCACGGCCTGGATTTTGCCCGTGAAAACAACTGTAAAGCTATCGCCTCCTGCCCTGCTGTAGAAGCTTTTGTTAAGCGCCATCCCGAGTACAACGACATTATGCTGTGGCCTTAGCCGGTCAACTATAAAACCTGCAATTAATACCGTTTCTGTATTCAAAATTTCAGATATTTGTCTGTAACCAAATGCAAACATGCGCTGCACACTTGCTGGTGCTAGCCGCTAAAACCATACTATGAACGAAGAAATAAGAGAACTTGAGCCAAAAGCGCTCTGGAACTACTTCACCGACCTGAATGCTGTACCGCGCCCGTCTAAAAAAGAAGAACGCGTGATCCAGTTCATGAAAGATTTCGGCAACAGCCTGGGTCTGGAAACAATAGTGGATGAGATTGGCAACGTAATCATTAAAAAGCCAGCCACCCCAGGCATGGAAAACCGCCAGACTGTGCTGCTGCAAAGCCACCTGGACATGGTGCATCAGAAAAACGCTGATACAACTTTTGATTTTGAAACCCAAGGCATTGAGATGTATGTGGAAGAAGATTGGGTAAAGGCAAGAGGCACCACGCTGGGCGCTGATAACGGTATCGGTGTGGCAACCATTATGGCCCTACTGGCATCTAACGACATTCCACACCCGCCACTGGAAGCATTGTTTACCATTGACGAAGAAACCGGTATGACGGGCGCTTTGGGTTTGAAAGGCGGTATGCTGGAAGCCTCCATCATGCTGAACCTGGATACCGAAGACGATACCGAATTAACGATAGGTTGTGCAGGCGGCGTAGACGTAACGGCAACCGGAACTTATACTTCTGAAAATGCTGCTCCCAACACAACTGGCTACCGCTTAAGTATAAAAGGTTTGACAGGCGGTCACTCAGGGATGGACATACACCTGGGCCGTGGTAATGCCAATAAGCTGATAAACCGTGTGCTGGCACAGGCTGCTGAGCAGTTTGGCGTGCAGGTTGCTGAGATTGATGGCGGTAGTTTGCGTAATGCGATCCCTAGAGAGTCATTTGCTATTGTTGCTGTGGCGCAGGATCAGGCAAAGACTTTTGAAGAATTTGTAGCTGCACAAAAAGATATCCTGAAAAAGGAATACAACACCACAGATTCGAACCTGGATATAACTGTTGAAACTATAGCTACCCCTGCGCAGGTGCTGACCAAGGATTTCCAGTATAAGTTGTTGCGCAGCATTTACGCCTGCCCGAACGGCATTTACCGCCTGAGCCCTGATATTGAGAACCTGGTGCAGACATCGAACAACGTGGCGCGCGTGCTGGTGAAAAATGGCGAATACAGCATTCAGTGCTTAACCCGCAGCTCTGTTGACTCAGAGAAAATGGATCTGGCAAATGCGATCAAATCAACTTTCGAACTGGCTGGTGCTGATGTTACTTTTAAAGGCCAATACCCAGGCTGGACACCGCTACCAGGTGCCGCTATAGTTAAAGTTATGAGCGACCTGTACCGCGAGCTGTTTGACGGCGAGCCGCATGTAAACGCCTGCCACGCCGGCCTTGAGTGCGGTATAGTTGGTGGTAATTACCCGGGTATGGAGATGATCTCTTTCGGACCAAACATCCGTGGAGCCCACTCCCCTGACGAGAAAGTACAGATCAGCTCGGTACAGAAATACTGGGGCTTCTTACTTGAAACACTGGAGCGCATTCCTGTTAAAGTATAAAACTTATCTACATAAATTACCTTGAAAGCACCTGCCATAACAGGTGCTTTCTTTTTATCTTTGCCGCCATGAAAAACTGGATCATCCGTTATAGTTTCTTTTTTGCTGGGTTGTTGCTGTTTGGGTTTGCTAACGCGATGGCTGTGAAAGTTAAATACCTGGGCCTGCACCCCTGGGAGGTACTGAATGTGTCGCTTTTCCAGAAATTCGGCTTTAGTATTGGAACCTGGAGCGTGCTCGTTGGTCTGGCGGTGATTGCAGTTGCGTGGTTTGTGAACCGCAAGTATATCAATGTGGGTACTTTCCTGAACACACTGCTCATCGGCCCGTTCATGGACTTCTTCCTTTGGCTTGATTTTATACCTGAAGCTACTAACGGCTGGCAAGACTATGCACAGCTTTTCACGGCTATACTTATCTCCAGTATTGCAGGCGGACTTTATGTAGCAGGCGGTGTTGGTGCGGGTCCGCGGGATGGATTCATGCTTTCGCTGTCAGAGCGTACCCGTTTATCCGTTAGCCAGGCACGGATTGTAGTAGAGTGTATAGTGTTGATTATAGGTTACATGCTGGGTGGCCCGGTTGGTGTTGTTACGTTTCTTTATACTTTCATACAAAGTCCATTATTCCAGGTTACATTGTGCTGGTTCCAGAGATTGCGCATCTTTTTAACAGAAGACACCGCTCAGGTTCCTGTTGAGAAATAATTTGTAGCTAGCTGCTATAAAACAAAAAAGCCGCTCCAGTTATCTGGAGCGGCTTTTTTGTTTTAGTATACCATTACAGTCTGATAACTATACAGCTTCTCGTAATACTCATGTGCCATACGATCAGAACTGAAGAATGGAAGTACATCATACATACCCTGCTTCATGATACTTAACCACTTGCCCCTATCATAGTAATAGGTCGGGATGATCTCATTCTCCAGAATGTCCAGCATATTCTTATGATCTTCTGAGTCCTGAAGTTGGTCTGGCAGAGTAGTATCCACAATCGGAAGTATAAAACTGTTTTCTCCATGGCGGGCAAATTCAGGCAACCAGCCATCCTGCACCGAAAAGTTTACAGAACCGTTCATTGCTGCCGTCATACCACTGGTACCAGATGCTTCACGTGGCCTGCGCGGCGTGTTCAGCCAGATATCAGAACCATGTTTTAACTTACGTGACAGCTCCATCTCATAGCCGGTAAGCACCGCAAAGTTTGGTTGCTTAATAGATAGTTTTACCAGCCTGTTAAAAGTAGCTACAGCACCTTCGTCAAACGGATACGGCTTACCTGCCCAGATTACCTGAACCGGTCTCTCCGAATTATTGATGATTTTCAGGAAGCGTTCATAATCGCGAATCAACAGGTCAGCACGCTTATAGGCAGCAAAACGGCGAGCCCATACTATCGTCAGCACTTCCGGGTTAAATAACTTACCAGTCTGGTCTGCAACTGTGCGGAACAACTGGTGCTTCATTTCTTTTTTACGCTGCACAAAAGCCTGGTCGTTGCCAGATTGCAGCGCACCCCAAAGATATTCATCTGACCAATAACGGGCATGCTGGGCATTCGTGATCGCTTTTATTTCGCAGATGCCTTCGTTTTCGCACCACATCTGGTTAGCTACTTCGCCATGCAACTGTGACACACCATTCGATACTTTAGATAAACGTAAGGCAGCCAGCGTATGGTTAAACATGTGGCCATCCGTCAGGGTCAGCTTTCGCACTTCTTCCAGTGGCGTACCGTTAAAGAAACTCATACGATCCAGGAAGTTGATATCATGCTCTTCGTTACCGGCTTTCTCAGGTGTATGGGTCGTAAATACCATATGCTCACGTACTTCCTCTGCACTTCCGTACTTCTCCAGTAAGTAGAATGCCAGTGGCAGCGCATGGCCTTCATTCAAATGGTAAAGGTCTGCACCACCAAGTGCTTCTACCACTTTACCGCCACCTATACCTAAAACTATACTTTGCGCAATTCGTGTACTTACTTCAGGGTCGTACAAACGATGTGTAATAGTACGGGCCAGGTAATCATTCTCAGGTATATCCGTTGTCAGGAAATACATTGGTATAGTTCCGAAAACCTCCGGCTTTAATACCAGCGCCTTTACTTTTACCGGGTGATTGTTGACTTGTATCGTAACAGTGATGTTGGTTTCTTCCAGAAAAGTGTAGAATTTCTTCTGAAACTGCGCACGCATGGTTTGGTCATCGTTGCGCACCTGGTCGTAGTAGCCATACTTCCAAAGTATACCAATACCGATCATGTTCTGTCGCAGGTCGTGGGCACTGCGCATATGCGATCCTGCCAAAAACCCTAAACCTCCAGAGTATATTTTAAATGCCTGGTCTATGCCATACTCCATGCTGAAGTAGGCTACCCGCTTATTGTATTTTTCGTCAATATCGTAAGGATGATACCACCTGTTATATAGTTCCATATGCTAAAAGTTTTAACCTAAACCGACAAAAAAGTGCTATAGTTTCTTTATGCCAACTAAACCCAAAATGTTACTTTTTAGACTTTATAAAATTCTAAAAGGCATAATTCATTATGTTTTAAGGGGTTGCAAGAATACTACCTCTACAGCACCTATGCAAGTAATTCACAAAATACGTGCCTGTAATTCACTCAGTATCTTTACATTTTAGCAAATGGCTCTCCGAATAGTATACTTTAACATCATATTAACCCGTTATACTTGAACCTAATTAACCTTATTATAATTGTATCTCCGGTAACCCGAACAAAGCTTAACATGCGCCCTACAGTACATCGCCCTAATTTTACGGACCGGCCAAAATTTATGGCCTCCTTCTTAGTATTTCATGTTCTTTTATACCTGGCTTTTGCTTTTCCGGCACTGGCAGGCTCACTTGATAAGACACCTAATCCACAGCGACTACAGGAACTGGATCAGTTTGCTTTTAATACGGATGTTCGCTATACCAAGGATGTAAAAACACTGGCTTCTTACCTTAACACAGGAGCTACTACAGACTATGAGCGCGCCCGTATCATCTTTGCCTGGGTAGCCAGGAATATCCGTTACAATGATTATGGTTACAACTCCGGTAATTTGGGCAACTCTTCAGTAGAACACGTTCTTAAAACACGCCTGTCAGTTTGTGATGGATATGCCCGCTTATACAAAGCCCTGGGCGAAGAAATGGGTCTGAAAGTAGAAAAAGTAAGTGGCTACGCAAAAGGATACGGTTATGCTCCCGGTAAGCGTTTTTACCAGACAAATCATGCCTGGAACAGCGTGTACCTGAACGGTAAATGGCGGCTTGTTGATGCTACCTGGGGGTCGGGAGCAGCAGAAATGGTGAACGGTAAACTGAAAACTAAATTCAGATACTCTCCTTACTGGTTTGATACGGATCCGCATGAATTTCTATTCAGCCACTTGCCAAAGGAACCGAAATGGCAACATATTAATACCCCTATTACGCTGGCACAATATGAGAGATTAACTTCTGTTGATGAGTCACTATTCAGGCTGGGGGCAGATGCTGCAGAACTTTTACAGGATCTTACTAGTGGTAAACTTAAAACGATAGCCACCACCTGGAATACTGACCTGAATGTGCAGATAACCAAAGCACCCTTAGAAGGTAAATTGATGCCCGGAAAACCTTATACTTTATCCTTTAAAGCGACGAATGATGTTGAACTGATTGTACTGAACAACAAGAAGTGGCTATACTTTACTACAGCCGGAGAAACACATACACTTAAAGTAAATCCGTCTCAGGGGAACTTGGCGGTAATGGCCCGTAAAAAAGGCAGCAAAGGAAATTACTCTTATTTTATGGAATATAAAGTCGGAAGTTAGATAACAAGTTCTTCAAAAGTAAGGGGTTACTGATAAAGTAGTCCCTTTTTTGTTATGTCTAGAGACCAGTTTACCATCAGGCTTTAGTGTTGTTAAGCTTTATTATAGTGTAGCATCACTTGTAATGCTTCACTAGTCGGGCTTAAAAGAGCGCAACGCAAAACAAGGCGTTTGATATTCTTAATATATAACAAGAGACTCCGGTTCAATTCATCCTGCTGTTAAACCCTTCAGGCAAGTTCAAGTCAAAGCAAAAGAAAGTTCAGCTGACAACTAAAAAAAGCTGCATTTTAAATCAGAAATACTATTTTTAAGAAGTTTTATGTGGTAGCTCTCACCGGCTATACTTTTAAAACTTAGTTACTATTTTTTCAAAAATTAAAACAATCTAACTAAACACTATGCAATTAAATTACTCTGGAGAGCGCAAGGTTAAACTGAAGGCTCAGTTTAAATACCTTGTACTTGGAGCGGCTTTTATGTTTGCGTTTGATGCTTCTGCACAGCATGGCATCAAAGGTGGCGCTAAAAAAGCTACACCATTCATTAATAAAGCTAACATGGATCTGAGCGTGAAGCCGGGCGATGACTTTTATACTTACGCTAACGGCGCCTGGTTAAAAGCGAATCCGGTTCCAGCCAAAGAAACACGTTGGGGTAGCTTTAACGAGTTGCGTGACTTCAACATTAAAGCCGTTCGTACTATTCTGAACGATGCAGCAGCTGCTAAAAATGCGAAAGCAGGCTCTGTTGAAAAGCGTGTAGGCGATTTCTACGCTGCCGCTATGGACAGCGCCGCTATCGACAAGCTGGGTTATACGCCTATAAAAGGGGATCTGGAGCGAATTAAAGGTATAAAAGATGTAAACGGTATACTTAATGAGGTAGCCTACCTGCGCACAACCGGCGCTGCATCTCCTATGTTCGGTTTCTATGTGGGCCAGGATCGTAAGAACGTAGAGAACATGGTACCGCAACTGAGCCAGGGCGGTACTACACTTCCTGACCGTGACTATTACCTGAAAAACGATGCGCGCAGCACCAAAATCCAGGAGGCTTACAAAACTTACATCACGAAGCTGTTTACCTTAACAGGTGCAGATAAGGCTACGGCAGAGAAAAATGCGGAGACCATCTTCAACCTGGAGAAGAAAATGGCAGAAGCGCAGATGGCACGTGTAGAAATGCGTGACCCGTACAAAACCTACAACAAATTTGCCGTTGCCGATTTCAGCAAGACCACTCCGAACATGGATTGGAAAGTGTTAATGGCAAAAATGAAAGTAACAGGCCAGGATACTGTACTGGTAAGCTCACCTAAGTTCTTTACTGAGCTGAATAGTTTACTAACTAGCACTCCGGTTGCTGACTGGAAAACATACCTGCAGTGGAATGTAATGAAATCGGCTGCTCCATACTTGAGCTCCGATTTTGTGAATGCTAACTTTGCTTACACGCAAGCATTGACCGGCCAGAAAGTTCAGACGCCACGTTGGCAGCGTATGTCTTCTCTGACAGACGGCACGATTGGTGAATTGCTGGGCCAGCTTTATGTTGCCAAGCACTTTAAGCCGGAGGCAAAAGCCCGTATGGACGAGATGATCGCTAATCTGATCAAAGCATACGAGATCCGCATTAAAGGCCTTGACTGGATGAGTGCTGAGACAAAAGAAAAAGCCTTGGCTAAACTTCATGCTTTCAGACCAAAAGTTGGTTATCCGAATAAATGGGAAACTTATGAAGGTCTGGCAATTTCGCGCGATGCTTTCTTCCAGAACGTGCGCAACTCAGGTGAGTGGGGCTACAACAAAATGGTAAGCCAGCTGGGCAAGCCTGTTGACCGCGAGCGTTGGGGTATGACACCTCCGACTGTAAACGCTTACTACAGCCCGGTTATGAACGAGATCGTGTTCCCGGCAGGTATCCTGCAGTTCCCGTTCTTCGATCCGAATGCGGATGATGCGGTTAACTATGGTGGTATAGGTGCCGTAATCGGTCACGAGATATCTCACGGCTTTGATGACTCTGGTAGCCAGTACGACAAAGACGGTACCCTGCGCAACTGGTGGACTGCTGAAGACTTAGCTAAATTTAAAGAGAAAGCAGCTGCTCTTTCCAAGCAATATGATGCTTATACAGTACTGGATACCATACACGTAAATGGTAAACTTACACTTGGTGAAAACATTGGTGACTTGGGTGGCCTGAATGCTGCTTACGAAGCTTTTAAAATGACGAAGCAGGGTAAGTCTAAGAAGAAGATCGATGGGTTTACACCGGACCAGCGTTTCTTCCTGTCGTGGGCACAGGTTTGGAGAGCTAACACGCTTCCTGAAACTGCAGCACAGCTTATCGTAACAGATCCGCACTCTCCTGGCCAGTACCGTACCATCGGTGCTCCGGTTAACATGGATGCCTGGTACAAAGCATTTAACGTGAAGCCTGGCGACAAGCTTTACATTAAACCTGAAGATCGTAACAGAATCTGGTAAGTATAATCGGATAAGTTTTATACTTCTAAAAGCCGCTCAGACTATAGTTTGAGCGGCTTTTATTTTATATTTAATCTGCATTACCCCTTCCAGAAAATGGAGCCTGGTTTAAACCTTCAGTTAAGTTTATAGTTGAAAGATATTGTAACTTTAAAATCAGACCACAACATGGCGAATTTATTTTCCCCGCTAACAATAAAAGGAATCACGCTTAAAAACAGGATTGCTGTATCACCAATGTGCCAGTACTCCAGCCAGGATGGTTTTGCAAACGACTGGCATTTAGTACACTTAGGTAGCCGTGCCGTTGGTGGCGCCGGACTGGTAATTGCCGAAGCTACTGCCGTGTCGCCGGAAGGCAGAATTACACCGGATGATATTGGTCTCTGGAAAGATGAGCATATTCCGATGTGGCAACGCATCAATACTTTTATTGAGGAACATGGTGCTGTTCCGGGCGTGCAACTGGCGCATGCAGGTCGTAAGGCCAGCCACAAAAGTCCGTGGAAAGGGGCAACAGCATTAACGCCAGAGGAAGGAGCCTGGCAAACGGTAGCTCCTAGTGCAATCCCTTTTTCAGAAGCAGAACCTGCCCCACTTGCCTTAGATAAAGAAGGTATACAAAAAGTAATTTCAGATTTCAGAGCTGCGGCGGTAAGAGCTGTAGAGGCCGGATTTAAGGTGATCGAAATTCATGCGGCACATGGGTATCTGTTACACGAATTCTACTCCCCGCTCAGCAACAAACGCACCGATGAATATGGCGGCTCTTTTGAGAACCGCATCCGTCTGCTGCTGGAAGTGACCGAAACTATAAAAGAAGTATGGCCTTCTGACTATCCGCTATTTGTACGCATCTCTGCTACAGACTGGACCGAGGGTGGCTGGACAGGCGAAGACTCTATAGCGCTGGCAAGAATATTAAAAGATAAAGGAATTGACCTGATTGATTGTTCTACAGGCGGAAATGTACCAGCTGCTAAAATTCCGGTTGGCCCGTGCTACCAAGTAGAATTTGCTGAAAGTATAAAAAGAGAAACAGGCATTTTGACGGGCGCCGTAGGCATGATCACAACAGCACAGGAAGCAGAAACTATAGTTACTACCAGTCAAGCTGATATTGTATTACTGGCAAGAGAACTGCTACGAGATCCATACTTCCCGATGCATGCTGCCTTTGAGCTTGGTTATGAACATGCCTGGCCATCGCAGTACGAACGGGCAAAGCCACGTAAAGTATAGGGGCTATACTTTCATATAAATAAAAAGGGCAGACGATGAGCTGCCCTTTTTATTTATACTTCAGCTTAGCTTTTCTAGGCATTTCTCTAAATCAATTCCTTCTCCCAGCACACCTTTAAACAGATCACCTTCTTGCTTGATGCGGTCTGGTACGTTGTGGATAGTAAATGCTTCAGGGGTTAAGCCTGGTTTTACTTCATCCCAGCTTAATGGCGTAGAAACAGTGGCTCCCGGTTTAGGGCGAACAGTATAAGCTGAGGCGATAGTTTGTCCGATAGAGTTCTGCAGAAAATCCAGGTATACTTGTTTGCGACGTTCTTTTGGGCTTCGTTCCAGGCTGGTTAATTTAGGAAGCTTCTCGTGTACCAGTTGCGCAACCAGGTGGGCAAAATCCCGGGCTTGATCAAACGTATACTTAGCACCTAGCGGCATAAAAATATGCATGCCTGTTGCGCCGGATGTTTTACAGAAAGTGGTTGCGCCTGCCTTATCCAGCACTTCTTTGGTTGCCAGCGCCACCTCCACCACATCATCATAAGTGTTCTCTCCCGGGTCAAGATCTATTACCATGTAATCCGGCTTCTCTAAGCTGGCAATGCGGGAGTTCCAGGGGTTAAGCTGAATGCAGCCCAGGTTGTTCATGTAGGCCAGGGTAGCTTGGTTATCACACACCAGGTACTCCACATCTTCACCTGTGCTCTCTGCTCTCAGTTTTATAGTTCTAACCCAATCTGGAGTGTGCGTAATATCTTTCTGAAAAAAACCTGGTTTGGTTATGCCTTCCGGGTTTCGGAATAGCGACTGTGGCCGGTCTTTTAAGTACGGAACTATAACGTCGGCTATACTTTGGTAATAATTGATCAGGTCGCCCTTTGTAATATTTTCTTCAGGCCAGTATAGCTTATCCAGACTGCTGAATGCTACTTCCTGACCATCTATAGTTTGTGTGACGCGGTTTTTATGTTTTGATGCTGAGGCTGATTTCATTATGTTAGCTTTTGTTGCACTGGGTTGATGTTCTGCTTCTTCCACTGCTTCGGTTGTATGGATGGCATTCTCCCGAACCACGTCTGTCACTTTTTTGTCTTCGCGAAGCCCTTCATAAATTGCCTGGCGCATTATTCCTTCATTGGTCCATTCAGCAAAAGAGATCTCGGCAACCAGTTCAGGTTTTACCCAGGTGGCCGGCGCATTGGGTTTTACTTTCCCAGAAAAAGGAGATTCATTCTGTACCAGTTTATCGAGCCTGACTTTAAGTGCATCCAGCGATTTAGTGTTGAAGCCGCTACCACTCTGCCCTACATAAGTCAGCTTTCCGTTCTCATATACCCCTAGCAGCAAAGCGCCAATGTGCTTCCGTTTACCTTTTGGTTCTGTAAATCCGGCTATTACAGCTTCCTGGCGCATATGCGTTTTAATTTTGAGCCACTCGGTGCTGCGCTGGCCGGTGCGGTACGGGCTATCCGCTTTTTTAGCCATAATGCCTTCCACATTGTTGCGCTGCGCTTCCTTAAAGAACGCTATACCGTTACCCACCACATGGTCAGAATAACGCACTGCCGGCAACTCATCAGCCAATAACTCTTCCAGGCGCTTTTTCCGCTCCAGCAAGGGCAGGTCACGCAGGTCTTCACCGTTCAGGTATAGCAAGTCGAACACATAAAAGTATAAATGCTGCGAAGGTGTGTTCTGGTAATTCTGCAACTGCTGAAAAGTAGCATAGCCTTTGTCGTTCAGCACTACAATTTCCCCATCCAGCACTGCATCCTGCCCCAGTTGCTTCAGGCTATCAAGTATAGGCTTATAGGTTTCGCCGTAAGATTTACCGTTTCGGGAGTATAACTCCACCTTTCCATCCTCAACTTCAGCCACAGCCCTGAAACCGTCCCATTTTATCTCATAGATCCAGTCGTCTCCATCAAAAGGGCCATCCGTAAGTTTGGCCATCATAGGCACAATTTTTCGCAGAATTTCTGAAGATTTAGCGCTCGGTTTAGCTTTGGCTGCCTTAGCTTTCGTGCTCTTCTTTACAGTTTTAGTTGATGAGGATTTAGCAATTTTACCCAGGTGCTCTTCACTGTCATAAGGTTCTGAAACAGCAGCTTCATCTTTCTTTTTCACCAGCAACCAGGCTCCTTCCTGACGCCCTTTCATCTTTACAAGCGAGAAAGCGCCCTGCAGTTTTTTCCCATCCAGCACAAAGCTTATACTTCCGTTTTCCAGCCCCTGTAGCAGCAGTTCCTCCCCTTCTTTCGGGTCGTCGGTCTCAACAGAACTATAAAAGCCTTCGTCCCAGATATCGACGTGGCCAGCGCCATAGTTACCCTCCGGGATGTCGCCTTCAAAGGTTCGGTATGAAAAAGGATGGTCTTCTACCTGCATCGCAAGCCGTTTGTCGGTAGGGTTCATGGATGGCCCTTTCGGAACAGCCCAGCTTTTAAGCACCCCTTCCATCTCCAACCTGAAATCGTAATGCAAGGTAGATGCCTGGTGGCGTTGCACCACAAATCGTAACTGTCCTTCGTGTTTCTGCTGCTTTCCTTCCGGCTCAGGTGTTTCGCTGAAGTTGCGTTTCTGGTTATACTTCTGTAAGCCCATATGGTGAAACTATAGTTTATACCTGTTTAGGATGCCCGCATGCGAGGCTGGTTAGAACTTAAACTTGCCTTGAGCTGGGCCATCAGGTCCTTGGTTTTAGTCGGGATGGTTTCCACTTTTTTTGGCGTCGGTTTCTTCTTACCTTTTGCCTTGGCCTCAATGGTTTTCATCAGCTTTTCGGTATAAGTATCGCGGTAATCGTG of Pontibacter deserti contains these proteins:
- a CDS encoding M13 family metallopeptidase — its product is MDLSVKPGDDFYTYANGAWLKANPVPAKETRWGSFNELRDFNIKAVRTILNDAAAAKNAKAGSVEKRVGDFYAAAMDSAAIDKLGYTPIKGDLERIKGIKDVNGILNEVAYLRTTGAASPMFGFYVGQDRKNVENMVPQLSQGGTTLPDRDYYLKNDARSTKIQEAYKTYITKLFTLTGADKATAEKNAETIFNLEKKMAEAQMARVEMRDPYKTYNKFAVADFSKTTPNMDWKVLMAKMKVTGQDTVLVSSPKFFTELNSLLTSTPVADWKTYLQWNVMKSAAPYLSSDFVNANFAYTQALTGQKVQTPRWQRMSSLTDGTIGELLGQLYVAKHFKPEAKARMDEMIANLIKAYEIRIKGLDWMSAETKEKALAKLHAFRPKVGYPNKWETYEGLAISRDAFFQNVRNSGEWGYNKMVSQLGKPVDRERWGMTPPTVNAYYSPVMNEIVFPAGILQFPFFDPNADDAVNYGGIGAVIGHEISHGFDDSGSQYDKDGTLRNWWTAEDLAKFKEKAAALSKQYDAYTVLDTIHVNGKLTLGENIGDLGGLNAAYEAFKMTKQGKSKKKIDGFTPDQRFFLSWAQVWRANTLPETAAQLIVTDPHSPGQYRTIGAPVNMDAWYKAFNVKPGDKLYIKPEDRNRIW
- the glgP gene encoding alpha-glucan family phosphorylase, with the protein product MELYNRWYHPYDIDEKYNKRVAYFSMEYGIDQAFKIYSGGLGFLAGSHMRSAHDLRQNMIGIGILWKYGYYDQVRNDDQTMRAQFQKKFYTFLEETNITVTIQVNNHPVKVKALVLKPEVFGTIPMYFLTTDIPENDYLARTITHRLYDPEVSTRIAQSIVLGIGGGKVVEALGGADLYHLNEGHALPLAFYLLEKYGSAEEVREHMVFTTHTPEKAGNEEHDINFLDRMSFFNGTPLEEVRKLTLTDGHMFNHTLAALRLSKVSNGVSQLHGEVANQMWCENEGICEIKAITNAQHARYWSDEYLWGALQSGNDQAFVQRKKEMKHQLFRTVADQTGKLFNPEVLTIVWARRFAAYKRADLLIRDYERFLKIINNSERPVQVIWAGKPYPFDEGAVATFNRLVKLSIKQPNFAVLTGYEMELSRKLKHGSDIWLNTPRRPREASGTSGMTAAMNGSVNFSVQDGWLPEFARHGENSFILPIVDTTLPDQLQDSEDHKNMLDILENEIIPTYYYDRGKWLSIMKQGMYDVLPFFSSDRMAHEYYEKLYSYQTVMVY
- a CDS encoding transglutaminase domain-containing protein, whose protein sequence is MNLINLIIIVSPVTRTKLNMRPTVHRPNFTDRPKFMASFLVFHVLLYLAFAFPALAGSLDKTPNPQRLQELDQFAFNTDVRYTKDVKTLASYLNTGATTDYERARIIFAWVARNIRYNDYGYNSGNLGNSSVEHVLKTRLSVCDGYARLYKALGEEMGLKVEKVSGYAKGYGYAPGKRFYQTNHAWNSVYLNGKWRLVDATWGSGAAEMVNGKLKTKFRYSPYWFDTDPHEFLFSHLPKEPKWQHINTPITLAQYERLTSVDESLFRLGADAAELLQDLTSGKLKTIATTWNTDLNVQITKAPLEGKLMPGKPYTLSFKATNDVELIVLNNKKWLYFTTAGETHTLKVNPSQGNLAVMARKKGSKGNYSYFMEYKVGS
- a CDS encoding aminoacyl-histidine dipeptidase; the protein is MNEEIRELEPKALWNYFTDLNAVPRPSKKEERVIQFMKDFGNSLGLETIVDEIGNVIIKKPATPGMENRQTVLLQSHLDMVHQKNADTTFDFETQGIEMYVEEDWVKARGTTLGADNGIGVATIMALLASNDIPHPPLEALFTIDEETGMTGALGLKGGMLEASIMLNLDTEDDTELTIGCAGGVDVTATGTYTSENAAPNTTGYRLSIKGLTGGHSGMDIHLGRGNANKLINRVLAQAAEQFGVQVAEIDGGSLRNAIPRESFAIVAVAQDQAKTFEEFVAAQKDILKKEYNTTDSNLDITVETIATPAQVLTKDFQYKLLRSIYACPNGIYRLSPDIENLVQTSNNVARVLVKNGEYSIQCLTRSSVDSEKMDLANAIKSTFELAGADVTFKGQYPGWTPLPGAAIVKVMSDLYRELFDGEPHVNACHAGLECGIVGGNYPGMEMISFGPNIRGAHSPDEKVQISSVQKYWGFLLETLERIPVKV
- a CDS encoding GNAT family N-acetyltransferase gives rise to the protein MEHEVKHDQEDLRFYIVIGDEEAELTYSYTEEEDMDFDHTFVPESARGQGIAHKLARHGLDFARENNCKAIASCPAVEAFVKRHPEYNDIMLWP
- the namA gene encoding NADPH dehydrogenase NamA, translating into MANLFSPLTIKGITLKNRIAVSPMCQYSSQDGFANDWHLVHLGSRAVGGAGLVIAEATAVSPEGRITPDDIGLWKDEHIPMWQRINTFIEEHGAVPGVQLAHAGRKASHKSPWKGATALTPEEGAWQTVAPSAIPFSEAEPAPLALDKEGIQKVISDFRAAAVRAVEAGFKVIEIHAAHGYLLHEFYSPLSNKRTDEYGGSFENRIRLLLEVTETIKEVWPSDYPLFVRISATDWTEGGWTGEDSIALARILKDKGIDLIDCSTGGNVPAAKIPVGPCYQVEFAESIKRETGILTGAVGMITTAQEAETIVTTSQADIVLLARELLRDPYFPMHAAFELGYEHAWPSQYERAKPRKV
- a CDS encoding YczE/YyaS/YitT family protein, which encodes MKNWIIRYSFFFAGLLLFGFANAMAVKVKYLGLHPWEVLNVSLFQKFGFSIGTWSVLVGLAVIAVAWFVNRKYINVGTFLNTLLIGPFMDFFLWLDFIPEATNGWQDYAQLFTAILISSIAGGLYVAGGVGAGPRDGFMLSLSERTRLSVSQARIVVECIVLIIGYMLGGPVGVVTFLYTFIQSPLFQVTLCWFQRLRIFLTEDTAQVPVEK